A window from Marinagarivorans cellulosilyticus encodes these proteins:
- a CDS encoding nitrate reductase, whose product MSSLIATASAAEQQQTHQTTCCYCGVGCGVTATIENNAVVAVKGRDDHPANFGRLCVKGSSLHQTQHSPDRLLKPRLHGNDVSWDEALDYSAKKFNDIIAEHGPDAVAFYLSGQLLTEDYYIANKLIKGFIGTANVDTNSRLCMASAVVAHKRAFGNDAVPGCYEDLEKTDVLILVGSNAAYAHPVTFQRIVKAKQERPQMKVVVLDPRRTPTCDIADIHIPLAPGSDAYFFNGLLSYLASHNHLDQNYIEQFTEGFEAALEIAQTQSGSVQAVAQVCDVAAPLIEQVFALFAKNEKVVTVFSQGINQSSSGVDKGNAIINCHLATGKIGKEGATPFSITGQPNAMGGREVGGLANQLAAHMGFDKQDDIDRVANFWQATNMAQKEGLKAVDMFKAVDEGKIKAIWIMATNPVVSMPDADFVKRALEKCDLVMVSEAIADTDTAKTADVLLPATTWSEKHGTVTNSERCISLQKGFLPPPGEAKHDWDIMAIFARKMGFSEGFNYVHQAEIFREHAALSALDNPRARAFDISAMADISNDQYDALEPIQWPVTAQEPKGTKRLFSDGYYFTPSSKAKFIAITARLPVQPPKSDEVIMNTGRIRDQWHTMSRTGTSANLLSHTEEPYIDIHPDDAKRLALAENELVELSNRGARYLGRVKINTAQRIGEVFAPMHWNNKYAASSRADALVNPFTDPICGQPEFKHSPVKIRPHATTWTGFLVTTKDLQPACDYWAKMTSDIGYRYRLAGVDVVDYSTWLKQQYPEVTDWQELTDSEQQHYRAAGYCNNALVVVFNAEQGKAMPQEGRWLDKQLGGELDDVTRYAILAGNEGNGGADDGAIICSCYQIGENVIKEAIVAGCHSAQALGETLKCGTNCGSCIPELNALIQQIEASV is encoded by the coding sequence ATGTCGTCATTAATTGCCACCGCAAGTGCCGCCGAGCAACAGCAAACACATCAAACAACGTGTTGTTACTGCGGTGTGGGTTGCGGAGTGACTGCAACAATTGAGAACAATGCCGTAGTAGCGGTAAAAGGCCGAGACGATCACCCCGCTAACTTCGGCCGTTTATGTGTTAAAGGGTCTTCTTTACATCAAACGCAACATTCCCCAGACCGGCTATTAAAACCGCGTTTGCACGGTAATGATGTGAGTTGGGATGAAGCGTTAGATTACAGCGCGAAAAAGTTTAACGATATTATTGCCGAGCACGGTCCAGATGCCGTTGCTTTTTATTTGAGTGGTCAACTATTAACCGAAGATTACTACATTGCCAATAAATTAATTAAGGGATTTATTGGCACTGCTAATGTAGATACCAATAGCCGGTTGTGTATGGCCAGTGCTGTAGTGGCCCATAAGCGCGCATTTGGTAATGATGCTGTGCCCGGTTGTTATGAAGACCTAGAAAAAACAGACGTACTGATTTTGGTGGGCTCCAACGCCGCCTATGCTCACCCTGTAACTTTTCAGCGCATTGTTAAGGCAAAGCAAGAACGCCCACAGATGAAAGTGGTGGTTCTTGATCCGCGGCGTACGCCAACCTGCGATATTGCCGATATTCATATTCCCTTGGCGCCGGGCAGTGATGCTTACTTTTTTAATGGCTTATTAAGTTATTTGGCGAGTCATAATCACTTAGATCAAAACTATATCGAACAATTCACCGAAGGGTTTGAGGCGGCATTAGAAATTGCGCAAACTCAAAGTGGTAGTGTGCAGGCGGTGGCGCAAGTGTGCGACGTAGCAGCGCCTTTAATCGAGCAGGTGTTCGCGCTATTTGCTAAAAACGAAAAAGTGGTAACGGTATTTTCCCAAGGGATTAATCAATCCTCATCAGGAGTGGATAAAGGTAATGCCATAATTAATTGCCATTTAGCGACAGGAAAAATCGGTAAAGAAGGCGCCACACCATTTTCGATTACAGGCCAACCCAATGCTATGGGCGGCAGAGAAGTTGGCGGTTTAGCTAATCAGCTGGCTGCGCATATGGGGTTTGATAAGCAAGACGATATCGATAGGGTAGCCAACTTTTGGCAGGCGACCAACATGGCGCAAAAAGAAGGCTTAAAAGCGGTCGATATGTTTAAAGCTGTAGACGAGGGCAAAATTAAAGCTATTTGGATTATGGCGACCAACCCCGTTGTAAGCATGCCCGACGCCGACTTTGTAAAGCGCGCATTAGAAAAGTGTGATTTAGTGATGGTTAGCGAAGCCATTGCTGATACCGATACGGCTAAAACGGCCGATGTTTTATTGCCTGCAACAACGTGGAGTGAGAAGCATGGCACCGTAACGAATTCAGAGCGTTGTATTTCTTTGCAAAAAGGCTTTTTACCGCCGCCAGGCGAGGCGAAACACGACTGGGATATTATGGCGATATTCGCTCGCAAAATGGGCTTTTCCGAAGGTTTTAATTACGTCCATCAAGCAGAAATATTTCGCGAGCATGCAGCGTTATCGGCATTAGATAACCCGCGTGCGCGTGCATTTGATATCTCAGCCATGGCCGATATCAGCAACGATCAATACGATGCGCTAGAGCCAATTCAATGGCCAGTAACAGCGCAGGAACCTAAAGGAACTAAGCGTTTATTTTCTGATGGTTATTATTTTACGCCATCGTCTAAGGCAAAGTTTATCGCGATTACAGCGCGCCTCCCCGTACAGCCGCCTAAAAGCGATGAAGTAATCATGAACACTGGGCGGATTCGCGATCAATGGCATACCATGTCGCGCACCGGCACATCGGCAAACTTATTAAGCCATACAGAAGAGCCTTATATTGATATTCACCCGGATGATGCCAAGCGCTTAGCGCTCGCTGAAAATGAGCTTGTAGAATTATCTAATCGTGGTGCTCGTTATTTAGGGCGCGTAAAAATTAATACTGCCCAGCGTATTGGTGAGGTGTTTGCGCCTATGCACTGGAATAATAAATATGCGGCTAGTTCGCGTGCCGATGCCTTAGTTAACCCTTTTACCGACCCCATTTGTGGCCAGCCGGAGTTTAAACACAGCCCCGTTAAAATACGCCCGCATGCCACAACTTGGACAGGCTTTTTGGTGACCACAAAAGATTTGCAGCCGGCTTGTGATTACTGGGCCAAAATGACCAGTGATATTGGTTATCGTTATCGCCTAGCTGGCGTGGATGTTGTGGATTACTCGACGTGGTTAAAACAACAATACCCAGAAGTTACCGATTGGCAGGAATTGACCGATAGCGAGCAACAACACTATCGCGCGGCCGGTTATTGTAACAATGCGCTAGTGGTCGTTTTTAATGCAGAGCAAGGCAAGGCTATGCCGCAAGAGGGGCGCTGGTTAGATAAGCAATTGGGGGGCGAACTTGATGACGTTACCCGATATGCGATTCTTGCTGGGAACGAAGGTAACGGTGGTGCTGATGATGGCGCCATTATTTGCTCTTGTTATCAAATTGGTGAGAACGTGATTAAAGAGGCCATAGTGGCCGGTTGTCATTCGGCGCAAGCGCTGGGCGAGACACTCAAGTGTGGCACTAATTGTGGTTCGTGTATTCCAGAATTGAACGCATTAATTCAGCAGATAGAGGCATCGGTGTAA
- a CDS encoding PaaI family thioesterase, whose protein sequence is MKLVSCFPDFSMLAILSERLFKQCFPSTLRDRISPPELGDELIPPGVKSSVFNGFVTSGNNSNGLKLKIHHDKNGGVSCCWQVGRAFEGYPETLHGGVSFAILDELLAYSVFDRYRTFAVTLSSKTQWLGRIKVDTEISARATVVRKFWRFVRVEGKIFNNKGRVVVKMYSTFYIPTKKEFKKIMNLSVMPSESLPYCGTD, encoded by the coding sequence ATGAAGCTGGTTAGTTGTTTTCCTGATTTTTCAATGCTCGCCATTTTGAGTGAGCGCCTTTTTAAGCAGTGCTTCCCTTCTACGCTACGTGATCGTATTTCGCCTCCTGAGCTGGGTGATGAATTAATTCCGCCTGGCGTTAAATCTAGCGTCTTCAATGGCTTTGTAACTTCGGGTAACAATAGTAACGGCTTAAAGCTTAAGATTCATCACGATAAAAACGGTGGTGTTTCTTGTTGTTGGCAAGTTGGTCGTGCTTTTGAAGGGTATCCAGAAACATTACATGGCGGAGTCAGCTTCGCTATTTTAGATGAGCTTTTAGCGTATTCGGTCTTCGATCGTTATAGAACTTTCGCTGTGACACTGTCTAGTAAAACCCAGTGGTTGGGCCGTATTAAAGTCGATACAGAAATATCAGCAAGAGCAACCGTAGTTAGAAAATTTTGGCGATTTGTAAGAGTGGAGGGAAAAATCTTTAATAACAAAGGGCGCGTGGTGGTGAAGATGTACAGCACATTTTATATTCCAACTAAAAAGGAGTTTAAAAAAATAATGAACCTTTCGGTAATGCCGTCTGAATCGCTGCCTTATTGCGGTACAGATTAG
- a CDS encoding SAM-dependent methyltransferase — translation MQSCLVDILEEAPVEARDLYQQYSLDEEINRIAYHYEVEPEFFRIVTGGEWNNYSCSMWEEGFTLTQAQEKKLDEFARMMGLKKGMRILDVGCGWGGPLVYLCKKYGVEGHGITISPMAIPIAEERAKKHNVNATFEVVHWKNLRAQEQFDCVYSDEVVVHFNDLGGFFKKAHQLLKPGGMMVNKELHFRHSKHKHAMDKLSQHINKVYAYTGNYRTLSDELKLVDSNDFQLEEVLDIPISDYKKTISNCWLKQLNDNRSKLERMTNKKHVQDFKLYLKGICRIFSADVFGLHIVASRKA, via the coding sequence ATGCAAAGCTGCTTAGTAGATATTCTAGAAGAAGCACCTGTAGAGGCAAGGGATCTTTATCAGCAATATAGCTTGGATGAAGAGATTAACCGAATTGCTTATCACTATGAGGTTGAACCGGAGTTTTTCCGTATTGTAACTGGTGGCGAGTGGAATAATTATTCGTGCTCCATGTGGGAGGAAGGTTTTACGCTGACTCAGGCACAGGAGAAAAAGCTCGATGAATTTGCCCGCATGATGGGGTTGAAGAAAGGAATGCGGATTCTGGATGTAGGGTGTGGCTGGGGTGGCCCTTTGGTGTACCTGTGTAAGAAATATGGTGTGGAAGGTCATGGCATTACTATTTCCCCCATGGCAATACCGATTGCCGAAGAGCGCGCTAAAAAACATAATGTTAATGCAACATTTGAAGTGGTTCATTGGAAAAACCTTCGCGCCCAAGAACAGTTTGATTGTGTTTACAGTGATGAAGTCGTTGTGCACTTTAATGATTTGGGCGGATTCTTTAAAAAGGCGCACCAGTTATTAAAGCCTGGCGGCATGATGGTAAATAAAGAATTACATTTTCGACATTCGAAGCACAAGCACGCAATGGATAAGCTAAGCCAGCACATTAATAAGGTTTATGCCTACACCGGAAATTATAGAACCTTGAGTGATGAGCTGAAATTGGTTGACAGTAATGACTTCCAGTTGGAAGAAGTGTTAGATATTCCCATTTCAGATTATAAAAAGACAATATCAAATTGCTGGTTGAAACAGCTAAACGATAACCGCTCTAAATTGGAACGTATGACGAATAAAAAGCATGTGCAAGACTTTAAGCTATACCTTAAAGGCATTTGCCGAATATTCTCAGCGGATGTATTTGGTTTGCATATTGTTGCGTCTCGCAAAGCTTGA